Proteins found in one Bacteroidales bacterium genomic segment:
- a CDS encoding outer membrane protein transport protein, with amino-acid sequence MKKQILLITSFVFIASVAFGGGIVTNSNQSAYWVRTLVRDAAIGPDAVYFNPAGLTKMEDGFHFSLNSQSIFQSKDVTSSYPFLSPSPKKYLGDVKAPVFPGVYATWKKSKIAVSFGFNPIGGGGGAEYKKGLPSFESSISGLVPMLQSSLQPLDAGLTTGYTFNPNFSNITGYSADIYFKGSSIYFGYQLGLTYQINDMISAYLGGRLVTAKNKYKGHIRDIAIDVAPAAAGYGTLYNVQPGSYTPGNYLRGVASAVGVPAMNAAILNGTAAVLDGATADMEVDAEESGTGFAPILGVNLALSEKLNIGLKYEFKTKLDLKQNVKDNLGGGIFVNDSTVHSDMPAMFSLGVAYKITPKFSATAGFHYYFDKAANYGKTLDLNGEAVKNDKVIDKNYYELGLGLEYGITDNIFFSAGYLYAKPGVSADYQSDMSYALPSSTVGGGFGIKFSESIMANLGVSYSIYKEETKTLIDGTTTEKYFKNTLILGIGLDFAF; translated from the coding sequence ATGAAAAAGCAAATTTTATTGATCACTAGTTTCGTTTTCATTGCTTCTGTCGCGTTCGGCGGCGGGATAGTGACCAACTCAAATCAGAGCGCCTATTGGGTGCGTACGCTTGTGAGAGATGCTGCTATAGGACCTGATGCTGTGTACTTTAATCCTGCCGGTCTTACAAAAATGGAAGACGGATTTCATTTCTCATTAAATTCGCAGTCAATTTTCCAGAGTAAAGATGTGACCAGTTCCTATCCATTTTTAAGCCCTTCACCAAAGAAATACCTGGGTGATGTTAAAGCACCTGTTTTCCCGGGCGTTTATGCTACATGGAAAAAAAGCAAGATAGCCGTTTCATTTGGTTTTAACCCTATTGGGGGTGGTGGCGGAGCTGAATATAAAAAAGGATTACCCTCATTCGAAAGTTCAATATCAGGACTGGTACCCATGCTCCAATCATCACTTCAACCCCTTGATGCAGGTTTGACAACAGGATATACTTTCAATCCCAATTTCAGCAACATAACAGGATACAGTGCTGACATATATTTCAAAGGCTCCTCAATTTATTTCGGTTATCAGCTCGGACTGACTTATCAGATTAATGATATGATCAGCGCTTACCTGGGTGGCCGCCTGGTTACAGCCAAGAATAAATATAAAGGACATATCCGTGATATAGCCATTGATGTTGCTCCTGCAGCTGCCGGTTATGGAACTTTATATAATGTTCAGCCAGGATCTTACACTCCGGGCAATTACCTGAGAGGTGTTGCCTCAGCAGTTGGTGTTCCTGCCATGAATGCTGCAATTCTTAACGGAACAGCCGCAGTACTTGATGGTGCCACAGCTGATATGGAAGTGGATGCAGAAGAAAGCGGTACCGGTTTTGCCCCGATCCTTGGTGTTAACCTTGCGCTCAGTGAAAAGCTGAATATTGGTTTGAAGTATGAATTCAAAACCAAACTCGACCTGAAACAAAATGTAAAAGATAATCTTGGTGGTGGTATTTTCGTTAATGATTCAACTGTTCACAGTGACATGCCGGCCATGTTCTCATTGGGCGTTGCCTACAAAATCACTCCGAAGTTCTCTGCTACTGCAGGATTCCATTATTATTTCGACAAGGCAGCTAACTATGGAAAAACTCTTGACCTGAACGGTGAAGCAGTTAAAAATGATAAGGTAATTGATAAGAATTACTATGAACTTGGTCTCGGACTTGAGTATGGAATTACTGACAATATCTTCTTTAGTGCAGGATACCTGTATGCAAAACCCGGTGTAAGCGCTGATTACCAGTCAGACATGAGCTATGCTCTTCCTTCAAGCACAGTTGGAGGTGGATTCGGAATAAAGTTTTCAGAAAGCATTATGGCTAATCTCGGCGTAAGCTACTCCATCTACAAGGAAGAAACCAAAACACTTATTGACGGTACCACAACTGAAAAGTATTTCAAGAATACGCTGATTCTTGGTATCGGACTTGATTTTGCTTTCTAA
- a CDS encoding M3 family metallopeptidase, whose product MFEYNTTFQSVPFDKIRTEHYKPAFESLIAECRETLDRITSSPEEPDFLNTIEHLERHNYSLKRLEQTFFNINAAETSETIQQLAQEISPMLTAFYNDITLNEPLFERVKKVYEKRSVLKLNTEQTRLLEETYKMFVRNGANLAPSAKEEYRKLTEELSALTLKFDENVLAETNDFKLHLTDEKDLAGLPEFVKEAAALEAKSKGLEGWLFTLKMPSYTAFMKYADNRELRQKMFMAYSARSFRENEKDNREVIRRIVDIRLKLANLLGYKTYAGYVLEERMAKNPETVKSFLNDLISESKPAAQKEYAELQDFAKSTGADFKIQRWDWAYYSEKLRNSRFSITDEMIKPYFHLEKVESGIFNLAGKLYGISFEPENTIPVYNKDVRTFRVLDQDGSFLALLYVDYFPRDGKQGGAWMTNYLEQYKVNGEDIRPHVSLVLNFTKPTDTKPSLLTYEEVRTFLHEFGHALHSIFSDCNYMGLSGTNVYRDFVELPSQIMENWTEQKEWLHEVAVHYQTGQPMPEEMIDNILKSRNFNSGYAFVRQLSFGLNDMAWHTLEVPLDRPVQEFETSAMALTELFPPVPGTCMSTAFHHIFGGGYAAGYYGYKWAEVLDADAFSVFKQKGIFDRATAKSFRDNILSKGGTEDPMVLYKRFRGQEPSVEALLERAGLRGK is encoded by the coding sequence ATGTTTGAATACAACACTACCTTCCAATCCGTACCGTTTGATAAAATCAGAACAGAGCATTACAAGCCGGCATTTGAGTCGTTGATTGCTGAATGCCGCGAAACACTTGATAGAATTACATCTTCACCTGAGGAACCGGATTTCTTAAACACCATTGAACATCTTGAACGGCATAATTATTCTTTAAAACGACTGGAGCAGACCTTTTTCAATATAAATGCCGCGGAAACCAGTGAAACCATACAGCAACTGGCACAGGAAATATCACCGATGCTGACAGCCTTTTACAATGACATTACCCTGAATGAACCTTTATTTGAGCGGGTTAAAAAGGTGTATGAAAAGCGAAGTGTACTTAAGCTGAATACCGAACAAACTCGTCTCCTTGAAGAAACCTACAAGATGTTTGTTCGGAATGGCGCAAACCTGGCTCCTTCAGCCAAAGAAGAATACAGGAAACTAACTGAAGAATTGTCGGCCCTGACATTAAAGTTCGATGAAAATGTGCTCGCTGAAACAAACGATTTCAAACTACACCTAACAGATGAAAAGGATTTAGCCGGATTACCCGAATTTGTAAAAGAGGCTGCAGCACTGGAAGCGAAATCAAAGGGTCTGGAAGGATGGCTTTTTACCCTGAAGATGCCCAGTTATACAGCCTTCATGAAGTATGCAGACAACCGTGAGCTAAGGCAAAAAATGTTCATGGCTTATTCTGCCAGAAGCTTCAGGGAAAATGAAAAGGATAACAGGGAAGTCATAAGGAGAATTGTGGACATCCGGCTAAAATTGGCGAACCTTCTGGGCTATAAAACATATGCCGGGTATGTGCTTGAAGAAAGAATGGCTAAGAATCCTGAAACAGTAAAATCATTTCTGAACGACCTGATCAGTGAATCGAAACCTGCTGCGCAGAAAGAATATGCCGAATTGCAGGATTTTGCGAAATCAACAGGTGCCGATTTTAAAATTCAGCGATGGGACTGGGCCTATTATTCTGAGAAACTCAGGAACAGTCGATTTTCGATAACCGATGAAATGATCAAGCCTTATTTTCATTTGGAAAAAGTTGAATCGGGGATCTTTAACCTTGCCGGAAAGCTTTATGGGATTTCATTTGAACCGGAAAACACAATTCCGGTTTACAATAAGGATGTCAGAACATTCAGGGTTCTTGATCAGGATGGTTCATTCCTGGCCTTGCTTTATGTCGATTATTTTCCACGCGACGGCAAGCAGGGCGGGGCTTGGATGACCAATTACCTTGAGCAGTATAAGGTAAACGGCGAAGATATAAGACCTCATGTTTCGCTTGTGCTCAATTTTACCAAGCCTACCGATACCAAACCCTCCCTGTTAACTTACGAGGAAGTGAGAACTTTCCTGCATGAATTCGGTCACGCACTGCACAGCATATTCAGCGACTGCAACTATATGGGCCTTTCTGGAACAAATGTATACCGGGATTTTGTGGAACTCCCGTCGCAGATCATGGAAAACTGGACAGAGCAAAAGGAATGGCTGCACGAGGTTGCTGTTCATTACCAGACAGGGCAACCCATGCCTGAAGAAATGATTGATAACATACTTAAAAGCAGGAATTTCAATAGCGGTTATGCTTTTGTACGCCAATTGAGTTTCGGACTCAATGATATGGCATGGCATACCCTCGAAGTTCCTCTTGACCGGCCTGTGCAGGAATTTGAAACATCGGCCATGGCACTTACCGAGTTATTTCCGCCTGTGCCAGGTACCTGCATGAGCACTGCTTTTCATCATATTTTCGGTGGTGGTTATGCAGCCGGTTACTATGGCTATAAATGGGCTGAGGTTCTTGATGCCGACGCTTTTTCGGTGTTTAAGCAAAAAGGCATTTTTGATCGGGCCACTGCAAAGTCTTTTCGTGATAATATCCTGTCAAAAGGAGGAACCGAAGATCCGATGGTTTTGTACAAACGCTTTCGTGGCCAGGAACCCTCTGTGGAGGCGCTGCTGGAGAGAGCGGGGTTGAGAGGAAAGTAG
- a CDS encoding sodium:solute symporter gives MNPWILLAIVIIYFGVLIAISIVTSKGADNASFFIGNRKSPWFLVAFGMIGSSISGVTFISVPGEVGPSSFSYLQLVFGYFAGYMVIANVLLPLYYRMNLSSIYVYLNQRLGLHSYKTGAFYFLLSRVIGSSFRLYLVALVIDGFILSKLGVPFWLTVVITIALIYVYSFKGGIRTIVYTDTFQTFFLVLGVILSIVLIGKELHLDIGGLINKIGSSRYSDVFVWDWRPGNNFFKHFLSGMFICIVMTGLDQDMMQKNLSCRNLKDAKKNMYWMSSMLVGVNILFLSLGALLYIYANSKGVIVENFLAKDCPISLLDPLTKTMQCHKTDELFPFLVFNYLPPAVGFVFILGILAAAYASADSALTALTTSFCVDFLGFKEDNKRMNTRNYVHIGFAVLFIVAILLFKVLNNESVINALFKIAGYTYGPLLGMFAFGILTPYRANDKVSPYISVAAPVLCFFLDRYSQQLLWGYKFGFEILIVNGLIVFLGLLVTRKKGLVTGDW, from the coding sequence ATGAATCCCTGGATCCTCCTTGCCATTGTCATCATATATTTCGGCGTTCTCATCGCAATTTCAATTGTTACAAGCAAAGGAGCTGATAATGCCTCCTTTTTCATTGGAAACAGGAAATCGCCCTGGTTCCTGGTAGCATTCGGCATGATCGGTTCTTCTATATCCGGAGTAACATTCATTTCCGTTCCGGGTGAAGTCGGCCCAAGCTCATTTTCATACCTGCAGCTTGTTTTCGGCTATTTTGCGGGTTATATGGTGATAGCCAACGTCCTTCTTCCGCTGTATTACAGGATGAACCTGTCTTCCATATATGTTTACCTGAATCAAAGGCTTGGATTACACAGCTACAAAACAGGAGCATTTTATTTCTTGTTATCCCGGGTTATCGGATCGTCTTTCAGACTCTACCTGGTTGCCCTTGTAATCGACGGTTTTATCCTTTCGAAGCTTGGCGTTCCTTTCTGGCTTACGGTAGTCATTACAATCGCTCTCATTTATGTGTACTCATTTAAAGGTGGAATAAGGACAATAGTGTACACCGACACTTTTCAGACTTTTTTCCTGGTCCTGGGTGTTATATTATCCATTGTTCTTATCGGAAAAGAATTGCACCTGGATATCGGCGGACTTATCAATAAAATAGGGTCAAGCCGGTATTCGGATGTATTTGTTTGGGACTGGCGGCCAGGAAATAACTTTTTCAAGCATTTCCTGAGCGGGATGTTCATTTGCATCGTAATGACCGGGCTTGACCAGGATATGATGCAGAAAAACCTGAGTTGCCGGAATTTAAAAGATGCCAAAAAGAACATGTACTGGATGAGTTCCATGCTCGTTGGCGTAAACATCCTGTTTTTGTCACTCGGTGCGCTACTTTATATCTATGCCAACTCCAAGGGTGTCATTGTAGAAAATTTCCTGGCTAAGGATTGCCCGATCAGTCTCCTTGACCCGCTGACAAAAACCATGCAATGTCATAAAACAGATGAACTGTTTCCGTTTCTTGTCTTCAATTATCTTCCGCCGGCAGTAGGATTTGTCTTTATACTGGGAATTCTTGCCGCAGCTTATGCGAGTGCCGATTCAGCCTTAACCGCTCTTACCACTTCATTCTGTGTTGATTTTCTGGGATTTAAGGAAGACAATAAACGAATGAATACGCGTAATTACGTTCATATTGGTTTCGCCGTTCTTTTTATTGTGGCCATATTGCTTTTCAAGGTTCTGAATAATGAAAGCGTCATCAATGCGCTGTTTAAAATTGCAGGGTATACGTATGGTCCGCTGCTGGGAATGTTTGCATTCGGAATTCTTACGCCCTACAGGGCCAATGACAAAGTTTCGCCCTATATTTCAGTCGCCGCACCGGTTCTTTGTTTCTTCCTCGACCGCTATTCGCAGCAACTGCTATGGGGATATAAATTCGGTTTCGAAATACTGATCGTAAACGGGTTGATTGTGTTTTTGGGGCTTCTTGTAACCAGGAAAAAAGGATTAGTGACTGGTGATTGGTAA
- a CDS encoding alpha-N-arabinofuranosidase: MFRKSLLTIALTGVMVALSAQPVKMILNADQTKDTINKNIYGNFSEHLGHCIYGGIWVGENSPIPNTRGIRNDVVAALKRISIPNLRWPGGCFADEYHWMDGIGPRENRPKMVNTHWGGVVEDNSFGTHEFLDLCEQIGTEPYISGNLGSGSVEEMSKWVEYITFDGKSPMADLRRQNGRDKPWKVKLWGVGNENWGCGGNMTAEFYADQYRRYATYCRNYGNNWLYKVAGGPSTDDYHWTETLMKNVPLHMMGGLSLHYYTITHDWSHKGSATQFTEDEYFSTIKSTMFMEQLVTRHSSVMDQYDPQKRVGLIVDEWGVWHDVEPGTNPGFLFQQNTIRDALVAGINLNIFNNHADRVQGANIAQMVNVLQSIILTDGPKMVLTPTYYIFEMYKVHQNAALIPLSFKSPDYVLNGKSLPAVTASASKDKAGKVHISFTNVDPHKEIEINLDIRGMKPVNVTGTVLTSKDLSAHNTFDAPNTVQSAPFQGARLGKEGLTVKLPPASVVMLEM; the protein is encoded by the coding sequence ATGTTTAGAAAATCACTGCTTACTATTGCATTGACGGGTGTCATGGTTGCACTTTCAGCGCAGCCTGTGAAAATGATCCTTAATGCTGATCAGACAAAAGACACAATTAACAAGAATATTTACGGGAACTTCTCAGAGCACCTTGGCCATTGTATTTACGGAGGTATCTGGGTTGGTGAAAACTCCCCGATACCTAATACCCGCGGTATTAGAAATGATGTGGTGGCCGCTCTGAAAAGGATAAGCATACCGAACTTACGCTGGCCGGGCGGTTGCTTTGCCGATGAATACCACTGGATGGACGGAATTGGTCCGCGCGAAAACCGGCCGAAAATGGTAAATACTCACTGGGGTGGAGTGGTTGAGGATAACAGCTTTGGTACCCACGAGTTCCTGGATCTGTGCGAGCAGATTGGCACTGAACCTTATATCAGCGGAAACCTGGGCAGCGGTTCAGTGGAAGAAATGTCAAAATGGGTGGAATATATAACATTTGACGGCAAAAGCCCGATGGCAGACCTTCGCAGACAAAACGGACGCGATAAACCATGGAAAGTTAAACTGTGGGGCGTTGGTAACGAGAACTGGGGCTGCGGCGGAAACATGACAGCCGAGTTTTATGCCGACCAGTACAGGAGATATGCTACCTATTGCCGCAATTACGGAAACAACTGGCTATACAAAGTGGCCGGCGGTCCCAGTACCGATGATTACCATTGGACGGAAACCCTGATGAAAAATGTACCCCTGCATATGATGGGCGGGCTTTCGCTTCATTATTACACCATTACACACGACTGGTCGCATAAAGGATCTGCAACGCAGTTCACTGAGGACGAGTACTTCAGCACGATAAAAAGCACCATGTTCATGGAACAGCTTGTTACAAGGCATTCTTCAGTTATGGATCAGTATGATCCCCAAAAAAGGGTAGGCCTGATAGTAGACGAATGGGGCGTATGGCACGACGTGGAACCGGGTACCAATCCGGGTTTCCTGTTCCAGCAAAATACAATCCGCGACGCCCTGGTAGCCGGTATCAACCTGAATATTTTCAACAACCATGCCGACAGGGTCCAGGGTGCCAACATCGCCCAGATGGTGAACGTGCTTCAGTCGATTATCCTTACCGACGGTCCTAAAATGGTGCTAACACCTACCTATTATATTTTCGAAATGTACAAGGTTCATCAGAATGCCGCATTGATTCCGCTGTCATTCAAATCACCCGATTATGTTCTCAACGGAAAATCCCTGCCTGCAGTAACTGCTTCGGCATCAAAGGATAAGGCCGGAAAGGTACATATCTCGTTTACAAATGTGGATCCTCACAAGGAAATTGAAATAAACCTGGATATCAGGGGAATGAAACCAGTAAATGTTACCGGTACTGTTTTGACATCAAAGGATCTGTCTGCTCATAATACTTTTGACGCTCCGAATACCGTTCAGAGTGCACCTTTCCAGGGAGCCAGGCTGGGTAAAGAAGGTCTGACAGTGAAACTGCCCCCGGCTTCGGTTGTGATGCTGGAGATGTAA
- the recR gene encoding recombination mediator RecR gives MNLNYPSKILEAAVNEFSTLPGIGHKTALRLVLHLLRQDNSALEAFGNAVIRLGTDLGFCKVCNNICDGEICPVCADNRRDHSIICVVESIKDVMIIENTQQYRGVYHVLGGIISPMDGIGPADLNIDSLEERLRQGGINELILALSATMEGDTTNFYLYRKLSPYKLVFSTLARGVSIGDELEYTDEVTLGRSLVNRIPFTAT, from the coding sequence ATGAATCTGAATTATCCTTCTAAAATATTGGAAGCAGCAGTTAATGAATTTTCAACTCTTCCGGGTATAGGCCATAAAACTGCCCTGCGACTGGTTTTGCACTTACTCAGACAGGATAATTCCGCACTGGAAGCTTTCGGAAACGCGGTTATCCGGCTGGGAACCGACCTGGGTTTCTGCAAGGTATGCAATAATATTTGTGACGGTGAAATTTGTCCGGTTTGTGCTGATAACAGGCGTGACCATTCCATTATCTGTGTGGTAGAAAGCATCAAGGATGTAATGATCATTGAAAATACGCAGCAATACAGGGGAGTTTATCACGTCCTGGGCGGAATCATTTCACCCATGGATGGAATTGGCCCTGCCGACCTGAACATTGACAGTCTGGAAGAACGTCTGAGGCAGGGTGGGATCAATGAGCTTATTCTTGCACTGAGTGCGACAATGGAAGGTGATACAACCAATTTCTATTTATACAGAAAACTTAGCCCCTACAAACTGGTGTTCTCCACACTGGCACGAGGTGTGTCAATAGGAGATGAACTTGAATACACCGACGAGGTTACCCTAGGCCGGTCACTTGTAAACCGGATACCGTTTACCGCTACTTGA
- a CDS encoding cadmium resistance transporter: protein MEILIAGFLAFVSSNIDDLFILVLFYGNKSYANKEVILGQFLGIFALTAIGIAGSLIGLFIPQKYIGLLGIIPLFIGLKELYKLITHRNHDKHDVGYASNKNKIWTVAGVCFANGGDNIGIYIPLFATVNWSGKFAFFMLFMLMTYLWCRIAMHITKYPLMQSALKKYGHLVTPFVFILLGIYIILG, encoded by the coding sequence ATGGAAATTCTGATCGCCGGATTTCTGGCTTTTGTTTCTTCAAATATTGATGATCTCTTTATCCTTGTACTGTTTTACGGAAATAAATCATACGCGAACAAGGAAGTCATTTTGGGTCAGTTCCTTGGAATATTTGCATTGACTGCAATTGGCATAGCCGGTTCCCTCATCGGCTTATTCATTCCTCAGAAATATATCGGACTGCTCGGAATAATCCCATTATTTATCGGATTGAAAGAATTATATAAACTAATTACACATCGTAACCACGATAAGCATGACGTTGGATATGCATCCAATAAAAACAAAATATGGACAGTTGCCGGAGTGTGTTTTGCAAACGGGGGAGATAATATTGGTATTTATATTCCATTGTTTGCAACAGTCAATTGGTCCGGAAAGTTTGCGTTTTTCATGCTCTTTATGTTGATGACTTATTTATGGTGCCGGATTGCCATGCACATTACAAAATATCCGTTAATGCAATCCGCATTGAAAAAATACGGGCATCTCGTTACTCCGTTTGTATTCATTTTACTGGGAATATATATTATACTTGGCTGA
- a CDS encoding Gfo/Idh/MocA family oxidoreductase → MDNRRDFLKKTALTGAGLVGVKYAGFGETNEKEKPAKPVPPTGNVRAGFIGVGSRGRGHLHDTLSLKNVDIIAICDIQQSSLDRAAKVFADAGAKQPKVYTGSEYAFQDMLKNEALDAVIIATPWEWHVPMSVASMKAGVGYTGVEVSAANTLEECWDLVNVHEETGKELMILENVCYRRDVMAILNMVRQNLFGELVHCRCGYEHDLRPVKFNDGAKYYYEKGDPMKMGNQAYSEAQWRGLHAIRRNGDLYPTHGIGPVGTFLDINRGNRFLTIASMASKSRGLHKYILDNGGRDHPYANINFNLGDVVTSMIKCANGETILVTHDTSLPRPYSLGFRVEGTNGLWYNDGDTLYIEGKSKSADEWDKSDEWTTKYDHKFWREHGTEAEGAGHGGMDYIMLHDFFDAVKNKKPVPLDAYDAAAWSAISALSEMSVARGGSLVDFPDFTRGKWIKRVPAFAMDDQYPIAAERSFINDIF, encoded by the coding sequence ATGGATAACCGCAGAGATTTTTTGAAGAAAACTGCACTTACAGGTGCAGGATTGGTAGGAGTGAAGTATGCCGGTTTTGGAGAGACAAATGAAAAGGAAAAACCGGCAAAACCGGTTCCCCCGACAGGAAATGTGAGAGCCGGTTTTATCGGCGTTGGCAGCCGGGGTCGTGGACATCTTCATGATACCTTGTCACTTAAGAATGTGGATATCATTGCCATATGCGACATCCAGCAGTCTTCTCTTGACAGGGCAGCCAAAGTATTTGCCGATGCCGGCGCAAAACAGCCTAAGGTTTATACCGGCAGTGAATATGCCTTTCAGGATATGCTTAAAAACGAAGCGCTTGATGCAGTGATCATTGCCACTCCCTGGGAATGGCATGTGCCGATGTCCGTGGCATCTATGAAAGCCGGGGTGGGGTATACCGGTGTGGAAGTTTCCGCCGCCAACACGCTTGAAGAATGCTGGGACCTTGTAAATGTGCATGAAGAAACCGGAAAGGAACTGATGATCCTTGAAAATGTTTGTTACAGGCGCGACGTAATGGCCATTCTCAATATGGTGCGACAGAATCTTTTTGGCGAGCTGGTTCATTGCCGGTGCGGTTATGAACATGATCTGCGGCCTGTAAAATTTAACGACGGTGCCAAGTATTATTATGAGAAAGGCGATCCCATGAAAATGGGCAACCAAGCCTATTCTGAAGCTCAATGGAGAGGTCTGCATGCCATAAGACGAAACGGCGATTTGTATCCGACCCATGGGATAGGACCTGTAGGGACATTTTTGGATATCAACCGGGGAAACCGTTTCCTGACAATTGCCTCTATGGCATCGAAATCAAGGGGACTTCATAAATACATCCTGGATAACGGAGGTCGTGACCATCCCTATGCCAATATTAATTTCAATTTGGGCGATGTGGTCACTTCCATGATCAAATGTGCCAACGGCGAAACAATTCTAGTTACTCACGATACCAGTCTGCCCCGCCCGTATTCTCTTGGCTTCAGGGTTGAAGGAACAAACGGGCTGTGGTACAACGACGGTGACACGCTGTATATCGAAGGAAAATCGAAATCAGCTGATGAGTGGGATAAGTCGGATGAATGGACTACGAAATACGATCATAAATTCTGGCGTGAACATGGCACAGAGGCTGAAGGTGCCGGCCATGGCGGCATGGATTACATCATGCTTCATGATTTCTTTGATGCCGTGAAAAATAAAAAGCCGGTCCCGCTGGATGCCTATGACGCAGCGGCATGGAGCGCTATATCAGCCCTTTCAGAAATGTCAGTTGCGCGTGGAGGTTCATTGGTTGATTTCCCTGATTTCACAAGAGGAAAATGGATTAAACGGGTTCCGGCTTTCGCGATGGATGATCAGTACCCGATCGCAGCGGAAAGAAGTTTTATTAATGATATTTTTTAG
- a CDS encoding SPOR domain-containing protein, with product MDDKIVSLLNNNLRVIIPDFGAFIIRQQEPIVVVFNEMLRNNDGLLLDYIIKTENVEPEIADQLLADYTNHAQRILDSGNTLTIRGLGDLHKDRFGKLVFSQEIRGTEADARLHETVTAKEIQSPVVSPVIITPAAKAEENDDFPEFWQTVFSKPVINWILLIIALNLIVIFVFVIRENKSHTVKKQAAPAVIEQTVLDRLADSVRSAAADTTLVYQSPPSEDTKESATPGVEADIRYFIVAGCFRDEINADDMVESLKKLGYKAEKFGKIGDLYAVSFASFNNKDEAVNELARIRKQHHPEAWMTRF from the coding sequence ATGGACGATAAAATAGTCTCGCTTCTGAACAATAACCTTAGGGTAATCATTCCTGATTTTGGCGCATTTATTATAAGGCAGCAGGAACCTATTGTTGTTGTTTTCAATGAAATGCTGCGAAATAATGACGGATTGCTGCTTGATTACATTATCAAAACGGAGAATGTTGAACCTGAAATTGCGGATCAGTTGCTTGCCGATTACACAAATCATGCGCAGCGTATTCTTGATTCAGGCAATACCCTCACCATCCGGGGACTGGGCGATTTACATAAAGACCGCTTTGGTAAACTGGTCTTTAGCCAGGAAATCCGGGGAACAGAGGCCGATGCACGCTTGCACGAGACCGTTACGGCAAAGGAAATTCAGTCACCCGTAGTGTCGCCCGTAATAATAACACCGGCGGCAAAGGCTGAAGAAAACGATGATTTTCCGGAGTTCTGGCAAACTGTTTTCTCGAAACCTGTCATAAACTGGATATTACTGATCATCGCGCTGAATCTCATTGTCATTTTTGTATTTGTCATCCGCGAAAACAAATCACATACCGTTAAAAAGCAGGCGGCTCCTGCAGTGATTGAACAAACCGTTCTGGACCGGCTTGCTGATTCGGTAAGGTCGGCTGCCGCAGATACAACCCTGGTTTACCAGTCACCTCCTTCAGAGGATACTAAGGAATCTGCCACACCGGGAGTTGAGGCAGATATCCGTTATTTCATTGTCGCAGGTTGTTTCAGGGACGAAATTAACGCCGATGATATGGTTGAATCATTGAAAAAATTGGGGTATAAGGCTGAAAAATTCGGGAAGATCGGCGATCTGTACGCGGTTTCGTTTGCGTCCTTCAATAATAAGGATGAAGCTGTTAACGAACTGGCGCGGATAAGGAAGCAGCATCATCCGGAAGCCTGGATGACAAGGTTCTGA
- a CDS encoding ROK family protein — protein MGKAILGIDVGGSGIKGAPVDIKTGELRGERHRIPTPEPSNPQNVAKTIKELVKHFKWKGLVGVGFPTVVQNGVVKTAANIDKSWINTDAKKLFSEVTKLPVWVLNDADAAGLAEVKLGAGAGFKGAIVVLTIGTGIGSSLFVKGKLFPNTEFGHVEFKGMDAEYFTSDAARKRENLDWTEWGKRLNEYLAHIEFLTWPEMIILGGGASKKLDLFKDQLNLKAKVVPAKFLNEAGIIGAAMAAKVNLK, from the coding sequence ATGGGCAAAGCAATACTCGGAATAGATGTCGGCGGTTCAGGTATCAAGGGAGCGCCGGTGGATATTAAAACAGGTGAACTCAGGGGCGAAAGACACCGCATACCTACACCGGAACCTTCGAATCCACAGAATGTGGCCAAAACGATAAAGGAACTTGTAAAGCATTTTAAATGGAAAGGTCTTGTAGGCGTTGGATTTCCGACAGTGGTCCAGAATGGCGTAGTAAAAACCGCTGCCAATATCGACAAATCCTGGATTAATACTGATGCAAAAAAACTGTTCAGTGAGGTAACCAAGCTGCCTGTATGGGTATTAAACGATGCAGATGCTGCTGGATTGGCAGAAGTCAAACTGGGCGCCGGAGCCGGCTTTAAGGGTGCTATTGTGGTGCTTACAATCGGAACAGGGATCGGATCATCGCTGTTCGTGAAAGGAAAACTCTTCCCTAACACTGAATTCGGACATGTTGAATTTAAAGGCATGGACGCTGAATACTTTACTTCCGACGCAGCCCGTAAAAGGGAGAATCTTGACTGGACCGAATGGGGTAAAAGGCTGAATGAATACCTTGCACATATCGAATTCCTTACCTGGCCTGAAATGATTATCCTGGGAGGAGGAGCCAGCAAAAAGCTCGATCTGTTCAAAGATCAACTCAACCTGAAAGCTAAGGTAGTTCCTGCGAAGTTTCTGAACGAAGCCGGAATCATAGGCGCAGCAATGGCTGCCAAAGTAAATCTCAAGTAG